The Streptomyces sp. NBC_01298 genome contains the following window.
CTTCAACCACGACTACTACACCAGCCCCGCGGTGCTGGAGGCGCTGGAGCACGACAGCGCGCAGTGGTCGCTGCTCGCCTCCCCGGGCTCGTACGCCACGCCGGTCCTGAAGCGGGCGCTCGGCTACGACGGCGAGGTCATCGAGTCGGGCAGCCCGCGCACGGACGCCCTGGTGCGTCCCGACGCGGCGCGGATCGCGGAGGTCCGCCGGCGCCTCGGCCTGCCGGAGGGCAAGAAGGTCGTCCTCTACCTGCCCACGTGGCGGGAGAACCGCGAGGGCTGGACGCTCACCTCCGGCTACAAGCTCGACCAGCGGATCGACCTCGACGCGGCCCGGCGCGAGCTCGGCGAGGACCACGTCCTGCTGATCCGCAGCCACCACAAGGTCACCGAGCAGGTGTGCGAAGGTGCCCGCGACGGGTTCGTCGTCGACGTGTCGCGCTGGCCCGACACGACCGACCTGCTGCTCGTCGCCGACGTGCTGATCTCGGACTACTCCTCCGCGATCTTCGACTTCGCGCACACCGACCGGCCGATCCTGCTCTTCACGTACGACCTGGAGCACTACCGCGACACCCTCCGCGGCTTCAGCTTCGACCTGGAGAAGAAGGCCCCGGGCCCGCTGCTCAGGGATTCGGCGAGCCTGATCGAGGCCGTGCGGAACGCGGACGCGGTGGGCGAGCGGTACGCGCGGGCGCGTGCGGCCTTCCGCGAGGAGTTCTGCGACCTGGACGACGGCCAGGCGGCCCGCCGGATCGTCGATCGCATGCTCGAGAGGTAACCCGCGGGAGTGTTCTCCAGACTGGATACGGACCGGTCCCGGCCCCACCGATGAGTTTCGGGGCCGGGACCGGTCTGTATCTGCGGGCCGGATTCCCCGCCCCCCGCACACTCCGGAGGCAGTCATGGCGAGCAACCCCTTCACCACGTGTCTGTGGTTCGACGGCGCGGCGGAGGCCGCCGCCGACTACTACCTGTCGGTCTTCAAGGACGGCAAGATCGGCCGCGTGGGCCTTTTCCCCGAGCACGGCGGCGGCGTGGCGGGCGAGGTCATGGTCGTGGAGTTCGAGGTCAACGGCCAGAAGTTCGTCGGGCTCAACGGCGGCCCGCAGTTCCCCTTCACCGAGGCCGTCTCCTTCCAGATCAACTGCGCCGACGACGCCGAGGCGGACTACTACTACGAGGCGCTGACCGCCGACGGCGGCCAGGAATCCGCCTGCGGCTGGGTCAAGGACAAGTTCGGGCTGTCCTGGCAGGTCATCCCGGCCGGTGCCATCGACCTGATCTCCGACCCCGACCCGGGGCGGGCCGGCCGGGCGACGGCCGCGATGATGAAGATGAAGAAGCTCGACGTGGCGGAGATGCGACGGGCGGCGGACGCGGGCTGAGCCGGGCCGGCGCGCGGGGCCGACGCCGGCCGGTGGGCCCGCGCCGGCCACCGGGCCCACGCGGCTAGGCCGTCTCTTTGGGATCTTGTCGGCCGAGTCCGTGGCGTCTGGTGCCGTGCCTGGGCGTGCTGTCGGGGCGCTCGCGTGCTGGGTGTACGTGGTCGCCTCGGCAGTGCGGCCAGGCGCGGTGCCGGGCGTCGCGGGCCCGGCAAGATCCGAAAGAGACGGCCTAGAGGCGCGCGCCCTCCGAGGCGATCCGTGCCAGCAGGGCGGGCAGCGCCGTCCCGATGGGTTCGCGGATCACCTCGTCGGCGAGGGAGTCGTACGGGGTCTCCTGCGCGTTCACGATGATCAGGCGGGCCCCGGCCTCCGCGGCCATCCCGGCCAGCGAGGCCGCGGGCTGCACCTGGAGCGTCGAGCCCACGGCCACGAAGACCTGGCACCCCTTGGCGACCGCGACCGCCCGCGCCAGCACCTCGGGGTCCAGCCGCTCCCCGAACATCACGGTCGCCGCCTTCAGGATCCCGCCGCACGCCAGGCAGGCCGGATCCGGTTCCCCGGCGGCGACCCGGGCCAGCGCCTCGTCCATCCCGGTACGGGCACGACAGGCCGTGCACACCACTGCCCGCGCCGTGCCGTGCAGCTCGAACACCTTCCGCGCGGTGGTCCCGGCGAGCTGGTGCAGCCCGTCCACGTTCTGGGTGATCACCCGCAGCGGGATCCCTGCACGCTCCAGATCGGCGACGGCGAGGTGCGCGGCGTTCGGCCGCGCCCCCAGGGCGCCGATCTCGGCGCGCATCAGCCAGGACCGGCGCCGGATCTCCGGATCGGCCATGTAGGGCGCGTAGGTCACGAGCTTCTCGGCGTCGGGCTCCCGCCGCCACAAACCCCGCGGCCCCCGGTAGTCGGGAATTCCCGAATCGGTGGACATCCCGGCCCCACTGAACACTGCGACGAGCGGCTTTCCCATGCGCCGAGCCTAGGGAGCGGGCGTGCGCTTCTCCACAGGGTTTCGCTCAGCCCGACGCGGGCGACCGCACGTCCGTGTCCGTGTCCGTGTCCGCGCCCGTATCCGTATCCGCGCCCGTATCCGTGTCCGCGCCCGCGTCCAGGAGCTCCTGGAGGCGCGGGACCGCGAAGTCCACGAGGGCGGCCACCGGAAGGAGGCGGCAGACCGCGCCGCCCACCGTGGACTCCGCGATGCCCGCATGGCGTTCGAAATCGGCGCCGAGGACCGGGAAGTGGGTGTCGTTGTCGTTGCCCACGTCCGGGGTTTCGACCCAGACCCGCTCTCCGGCCACCTCCATCGGGAACCGCCGCAGCCGCAGCCGGGGCCGGGGCACCAGGGACTCGACGTAGTGCAGGAACGAGTTGCGGTTGTGGCCCACGCCGATCAGCAGGATGTGCGCGCCCAGGTCGTGCAGCCGGCCGAACGGCGAGGTGCGGCCCAGGGCGAAGCCCAGGGACTGCCCGGCCGTCACCTCCGCGGCCCGGGCGCCCACCGCCGCCACCGAAGCCTGCGGATGCCCGCTGCGCACGCTCTCGGGCAGGGACCGCAAGGCCTCCGGTACGGCGCCGAGGGCGCGGGTGACCGGCAGATCCGGCCGGAACAGCGGCACCGCCGCCCGCCGCGCCGCGACCGCGGCGTCGGGCACGCCCACGTGCTCCGGGTCCGGATCGGCCACCTCCCAGGTGAAGGCCGGGACGGCCACCGTCCCCGCCGACCCCACCGCCTCGCGCAGGCTCGCCACCACCGTCCCCGCCCCGCCGTCCACCCGCCCGAGCGCGGACAGCGAGGCGTGCACCATGAGCGCCATGCCCTCGCCGACGCCGGCCGTCCGCCAGCCCGTGACCAGCTCGCCCATCCCGAGCACGTGCACCCTCCCGTTCTCCCGCCGGCTCCGATTCCCGTGGCCCGTACCGCCGACGGTTGCCGGGGCCACGGAAATCAGACCATCCCGGCGGGCGCCCGGGTCATCCGGCCCCCGCCTCCGCACCGGAATCCGTAGGGTGGCCGCATGCCGACCACCGTCCTGTACTGCTCCGATCCGCTGAACGGGCGCCGCGCCGATGCCCACTTCGCCGAGGAGGCCCGCGCCGTGCGCGACGCCGGGGGCGGCATCGGGCTCATCGATCACGACGCCCTGCTCGCCGGGGACGCCGGCCGGGCCGTGGCCGGGGTCCCCGCCGGGGCGGGGGCGCTCTGGTACCGGGGCTGGATGATTCCGGCCGGCCGGTACGCCGACCTCGACGCGGCCCTGCGCGAGCGCGGCGCCGCACTGCGCGTCACCCCGGAGGCGTACCGGCGCGCCCACGAACTCCCCGGCTGGTACGAGGCGTTCGCCGGACTCACCCCGCCCAGCCGCTGGCTGGCGACATCCCCGGGGAAGACCCCGGAACCGGACCGGCTCGCGGACGCCGCCGCGGCCCTCCCCTCGCGCGCCGGCATCGTCAAGGACTACGTCAAGTCCCGCAAACACGAGTGGGCCGAGGCCTGCCACCTCCCCGACCTCACGGACCGGACCGCCGTCCACCGTGTGGTGAACCGGTTCGTGGAACTCCAGGGCGAGGACCTGGCCGGCGGGGTGGTGCTGCGCGCCTTCGAAGAGTTCACGGCGGCCGAGGGCGAGGCCGGCGAGGTACGGGTCTGGTGGCGCGATGGCGAGCCCCGGCTGGTGACCGCCCACCCCGACAGCCCGTACGCCGTCGCCCCGGCGCCGGACCTGACGCCGGTGCGGCCCGCCGTCGCGGAGCTCGGCTGCGCCTTCGTCACCACGGACCTCGCGCTGCGCGCGGACGGCGCGTGGCGGGTCGTGGAGGTGGGCGACGGGCAGGTGAGCGATCTGCACCGGGAGGCCGATCGCACGGCGTTCGCCCGTCTCCTGACGGGCGGTTGAGCCCGGGCGGGACGCGGGCCGGGGCGCGGGCGGATCTGGTACAACATCGGGCATGACGGGACTCGCTGGATTCGAGATCAACGGCGCGAGCGTCGCCGACCTGGCGCTCATCCGGGACTGGGCCGACGAGGAGGGCTGGAATCCCGGGGACTCCGACCGGTTCGCCTTCGCCGTCGCCGATCCGGGCGGATTCCTCGTCGGGCGGCTCCGCGGGAAGCCCGTCGCCTGTATCTCGGCCATCCGGTACGGGGCCGGATTCGGCTTCATCGGCTTCTACATCGCCCGTCCCGAGGTCCGCGGCCAGGGGTACGGGATCCGGCTGTGGAAGGCCGGAATGGAGCGGCTCGACGGACGGCTCGTCGGGCTGGACGGGGTGGTGGAGCAGCAGGACAACTACCGCAAGTCCGGCTTCCGCCCGGCCTGGAACAACGTCCGCCACGAGGGAGTTCCGCAGGCGGCCGGGCAGCCCGGGGCGGGAAGCGAGGAGGCCGCGCCCGGGGTGCGGATCGTGGACGCCGCCACCCTGCCCTTCGGGCAACTCGCCGCGTACGACCGGATGTTCTTCCCCGCGCCGCGCGACGCCTTCCTCGCGGCCTGGGTCGGACTGCCCGGCCGCACCGCCCTCGCCGCCGTCCGGGACGGCCGGATCGAGGGACTCGGCGTCGTCCGGCCGGGCAGCGGCGCCTCCCGGATCGGCCCGCTCTACGCGTCCGGCCCGGCCGTCGCCGCCGCCCTGCTGCTCCGGCTCGCGGAGCGGACGCCCGACGGCACGGTGGCCGTGGACGTGCCGGACGCCCATCCGCGAGCCGCCGCCCTGCTGGGCGGACTGGGCCTGACCCCGACGTTCGAAACCGCCCGGATGTACACGGGCCCGGAGCCGGACCTCGACCTGACCGGCCTGTACGGGGTCACGAGTCTGGAACTGGGCTGATCCCGAAGCGGGGCCGGTCCCGGGAGCCGGCCCGAGCTCAGAAGGCGAAGAGCGTGCCGGTGCTGTTCCACAGGGCGCACGGGTTCGCGTAGGTGTAGGAGTAGGTCATCCGGCGGCCCTGCCACACGCCGTCGGCGGTGACGGTCACCGGGCTCCACTCCCGGGTACACGCCGCGTCGGGGCGCGGCTCGGCCAGCGCGTCCAGTTCGGGTGCGTTGGCCCGTAACTCGGCGCACGCCGCGTCCGGGGCCGGATGGGTTCCGCCGGGCCGGGGCGCGCAGACCAGGGTGACCGCGCGCAGCACCGTACCGCTCGCCGCGTCGTCGCCGTCGGTGACGCTCAGGACGAGCGCGGACGGGGCGTACAGGCTTTCGCCGCCGGTGGGGGCGGCTCCGGCGATGCCGGAGCCCGTCAGGGCGGTGAGGGCGGTGAGCCCCATGGCGGCGGACGACAGTCCCAGGGTCCTGGTGACGGATCGCATGTCGAACACTCCTCGCGTCGTTGCGTCGGATAACGGACGCGAGTCTTGCCCATGCGGAACCGGAACGCCCGTTCGCACCTCTACTTCTCGTCACGCACCGCGCACGCATGACCGCAGACCGCAGTGGCCCCGAGTGGCTGACCTGTGGGGGAGCGCCCCGCGGATTCGGCCCGAACCCGACCGGATCAGCTCGCGGCGAGGCGGGGGGCGTACAGGTCCATGAGGCGGGTCCGGGTCTGGTGCAGCCGCAGGGCGAGGACCCGCCCGACCCAGTGGCCGAGGGCGGACCCGAAGGCCGGGTCGGCGTCCATGAGC
Protein-coding sequences here:
- a CDS encoding VOC family protein is translated as MASNPFTTCLWFDGAAEAAADYYLSVFKDGKIGRVGLFPEHGGGVAGEVMVVEFEVNGQKFVGLNGGPQFPFTEAVSFQINCADDAEADYYYEALTADGGQESACGWVKDKFGLSWQVIPAGAIDLISDPDPGRAGRATAAMMKMKKLDVAEMRRAADAG
- a CDS encoding SIR2 family NAD-dependent protein deacylase, coding for MGKPLVAVFSGAGMSTDSGIPDYRGPRGLWRREPDAEKLVTYAPYMADPEIRRRSWLMRAEIGALGARPNAAHLAVADLERAGIPLRVITQNVDGLHQLAGTTARKVFELHGTARAVVCTACRARTGMDEALARVAAGEPDPACLACGGILKAATVMFGERLDPEVLARAVAVAKGCQVFVAVGSTLQVQPAASLAGMAAEAGARLIIVNAQETPYDSLADEVIREPIGTALPALLARIASEGARL
- a CDS encoding ATP-grasp domain-containing protein, translating into MPTTVLYCSDPLNGRRADAHFAEEARAVRDAGGGIGLIDHDALLAGDAGRAVAGVPAGAGALWYRGWMIPAGRYADLDAALRERGAALRVTPEAYRRAHELPGWYEAFAGLTPPSRWLATSPGKTPEPDRLADAAAALPSRAGIVKDYVKSRKHEWAEACHLPDLTDRTAVHRVVNRFVELQGEDLAGGVVLRAFEEFTAAEGEAGEVRVWWRDGEPRLVTAHPDSPYAVAPAPDLTPVRPAVAELGCAFVTTDLALRADGAWRVVEVGDGQVSDLHREADRTAFARLLTGG
- a CDS encoding aminoglycoside N(3)-acetyltransferase; its protein translation is MHVLGMGELVTGWRTAGVGEGMALMVHASLSALGRVDGGAGTVVASLREAVGSAGTVAVPAFTWEVADPDPEHVGVPDAAVAARRAAVPLFRPDLPVTRALGAVPEALRSLPESVRSGHPQASVAAVGARAAEVTAGQSLGFALGRTSPFGRLHDLGAHILLIGVGHNRNSFLHYVESLVPRPRLRLRRFPMEVAGERVWVETPDVGNDNDTHFPVLGADFERHAGIAESTVGGAVCRLLPVAALVDFAVPRLQELLDAGADTDTGADTDTGADTDTDTDVRSPASG
- a CDS encoding GNAT family N-acetyltransferase, whose product is MTGLAGFEINGASVADLALIRDWADEEGWNPGDSDRFAFAVADPGGFLVGRLRGKPVACISAIRYGAGFGFIGFYIARPEVRGQGYGIRLWKAGMERLDGRLVGLDGVVEQQDNYRKSGFRPAWNNVRHEGVPQAAGQPGAGSEEAAPGVRIVDAATLPFGQLAAYDRMFFPAPRDAFLAAWVGLPGRTALAAVRDGRIEGLGVVRPGSGASRIGPLYASGPAVAAALLLRLAERTPDGTVAVDVPDAHPRAAALLGGLGLTPTFETARMYTGPEPDLDLTGLYGVTSLELG
- a CDS encoding subtilase-type protease inhibitor, which produces MRSVTRTLGLSSAAMGLTALTALTGSGIAGAAPTGGESLYAPSALVLSVTDGDDAASGTVLRAVTLVCAPRPGGTHPAPDAACAELRANAPELDALAEPRPDAACTREWSPVTVTADGVWQGRRMTYSYTYANPCALWNSTGTLFAF